In the genome of Pseudomonas bubulae, one region contains:
- a CDS encoding LysR family transcriptional regulator — MIETRLLRQFIAVAEELHFHKAAVRLHMAQPPLSQAISRLEDKLGLALFTRSRREVKLTPAGQAFLQAACRTLKELEQGVEYARQVAQGVAGVLTVSAVSIAYYEPLLNSLRQFRQTFPQVQLVIKEMPSSSQAEALLAAETDIAFMRKLPFIAADIESRLLLDEAIVMALPLDHPKAQSGPIELRDFADEDFVFTPQALGSGYHGQLIGLCENAGFYPRVVQEAAQLHTLIGLVSCGFGVALVPQSLAGSTLRDKVAFRPIRPLTGAANPTIGLYMNWHAHNPSPLIQHFIAMLDGNTQP; from the coding sequence ATGATCGAAACCCGACTGCTCCGTCAGTTCATCGCGGTGGCTGAGGAACTGCATTTCCACAAGGCCGCCGTGCGCCTGCACATGGCCCAGCCACCCCTGAGCCAGGCGATCAGCCGACTGGAAGACAAGCTGGGGTTAGCCCTGTTCACCCGCAGCAGGCGCGAGGTCAAGCTGACGCCCGCAGGCCAGGCCTTTTTGCAGGCGGCCTGTCGCACACTCAAGGAACTGGAACAGGGGGTGGAGTACGCCCGCCAGGTGGCGCAAGGGGTAGCCGGTGTGCTCACTGTCAGCGCGGTGTCTATCGCGTACTACGAGCCGTTGCTCAACAGCCTCAGGCAGTTTCGCCAAACCTTTCCCCAGGTCCAGCTGGTGATCAAGGAAATGCCTTCCTCCAGCCAGGCCGAGGCGCTGCTGGCTGCCGAGACCGATATCGCCTTTATGCGCAAACTGCCCTTCATCGCAGCCGACATCGAATCGCGCCTGTTGCTCGACGAGGCCATTGTCATGGCCCTGCCCCTGGATCATCCCAAGGCGCAGTCAGGGCCCATCGAGCTGCGCGATTTTGCTGACGAAGACTTTGTCTTTACTCCACAAGCCCTGGGCAGCGGCTATCACGGCCAGTTGATCGGCCTGTGCGAAAACGCCGGGTTCTACCCCAGGGTGGTACAGGAGGCCGCACAGCTGCATACCCTGATCGGCCTGGTAAGTTGCGGTTTTGGCGTGGCCCTGGTGCCGCAATCCCTCGCCGGCTCGACGCTGCGCGACAAGGTAGCGTTCCGTCCGATCCGGCCGCTGACAGGCGCTGCCAACCCGACCATCGGCCTGTACATGAACTGGCATGCCCATAACCCGTCACCGCTGATACAGCACTTTATTGCCATGCTCGATGGCAACACTCAACCCTGA
- a CDS encoding class I SAM-dependent methyltransferase codes for MNEHTLSMRLERVAAHMPAGARLADIGSDHGYLPVALLRRGAIAAAVAGEVALTPFQAARRTVRENGFEQRISVRHASGLAAIRPQDEITAISICGMGGETIRDILASGKAHLSGRERLILQPNGGEQPLRQWLMENHYHILCEELLRENRFYYEIIVAERIGPVSYTAEQLYFGPFQMQARSPLFLGKWQRMLGEKRKVLSNLALARQAVPEARVEEIARQVRWISELLA; via the coding sequence TTGAACGAACACACATTGTCCATGCGTCTGGAGCGCGTGGCAGCCCATATGCCGGCCGGTGCGCGGCTGGCCGATATCGGCTCGGACCACGGCTACCTGCCGGTGGCGTTGCTGCGTCGGGGGGCCATTGCCGCCGCCGTGGCGGGCGAGGTGGCCCTGACGCCCTTTCAGGCGGCCCGGCGTACCGTGCGCGAAAACGGCTTCGAGCAACGCATTAGCGTGCGCCATGCCAGTGGCCTGGCAGCGATCAGGCCGCAGGACGAGATTACGGCGATCAGCATCTGCGGCATGGGCGGCGAGACCATCCGCGATATTCTTGCAAGTGGCAAGGCACACCTGAGCGGACGGGAGCGCCTGATCCTGCAACCCAACGGCGGCGAGCAGCCTTTACGGCAATGGCTGATGGAAAACCACTACCACATCCTTTGCGAAGAACTGCTGCGGGAAAACCGTTTCTACTACGAAATCATCGTCGCCGAACGCATCGGGCCGGTGAGCTATACCGCCGAGCAATTGTACTTTGGCCCCTTCCAGATGCAGGCGCGCAGCCCGCTGTTTCTGGGTAAGTGGCAACGTATGCTGGGTGAAAAACGCAAGGTTCTGAGCAATCTTGCCCTGGCGCGCCAGGCCGTGCCCGAAGCCCGGGTGGAGGAAATTGCCCGACAGGTCAGATGGATCAGCGAACTGCTGGCTTGA
- a CDS encoding metalloregulator ArsR/SmtB family transcription factor: MLSPAALFKCLSDETRARATLLIAREGELCVCELVCALDESQPKVSRHLAQLRGCGLLLDRRQGQWVYYRLNPQLPDWVRSVLETTLLANTEWLAHDSARLSAMGERPLNTIACC, encoded by the coding sequence ATGCTCAGTCCCGCCGCACTGTTCAAATGCCTGTCCGATGAAACCCGCGCCAGGGCCACCTTGCTGATCGCCCGTGAGGGCGAGCTCTGTGTATGCGAACTGGTCTGTGCCCTGGATGAAAGCCAACCGAAAGTTTCCCGCCATCTGGCCCAGCTTCGAGGCTGCGGGTTGCTGCTCGACCGCCGCCAGGGGCAGTGGGTGTATTACCGCCTCAACCCGCAACTGCCGGACTGGGTGCGCAGCGTTCTTGAAACCACCCTGCTGGCCAACACCGAGTGGCTTGCGCACGACAGTGCCCGGCTCTCTGCCATGGGCGAGCGCCCGCTCAACACCATTGCCTGCTGCTGA
- a CDS encoding arsenic transporter, whose translation MLIAFAIFLVTLVLVIWQPKGLGVGWSASLGAVVALLAGAVSLHDIAQVWAIVWNATATFIAVIIISLLLDEAGFFQWAALHVARWAKGDGRRLFVFTVLLGAGVSALFANDGAALILTPIVISILLALRFSAASTLAFVMAAGFIADTASLPLVVSNLVNIVSADYFGLGFSAYAAVMVPVNCVAVAATLLVLYGFFRRDIPRHYCHDELPEPRKAIRDPLTFAVGWGVLVLLLTGLFALEPLGIPVSAIAAVCAALLFAVAARSHVISTRRVLREAPWQVVTFSLGMYLVVYGLKNAGLTHHLTLVLNQLAESGLWAATLGTGVLAALLSSVMNNMPGVLLGALSIQASDASGVIREAMIYANVIGSDLGPKITPIGSLATLLWLHVLARKGIRITWGYYFKVGLILTLPILLVTLSALALRLSL comes from the coding sequence ATGCTTATCGCCTTCGCAATTTTTTTGGTCACTCTGGTTCTGGTCATCTGGCAGCCCAAAGGCCTGGGGGTGGGCTGGAGTGCCTCACTGGGTGCGGTTGTGGCACTGCTTGCGGGGGCGGTATCACTGCACGATATTGCCCAAGTGTGGGCCATTGTATGGAATGCCACGGCCACTTTTATCGCCGTGATCATCATCAGCCTGTTGCTCGACGAAGCAGGTTTCTTTCAGTGGGCGGCCCTGCATGTGGCCCGCTGGGCCAAGGGTGATGGCCGCCGCCTGTTTGTGTTTACCGTGCTGCTGGGGGCCGGTGTATCGGCACTGTTTGCCAATGACGGCGCGGCACTGATCCTGACCCCCATCGTGATCTCGATACTGCTCGCCTTGCGCTTTTCTGCCGCCTCAACCCTGGCGTTTGTCATGGCCGCAGGCTTTATTGCCGATACTGCCAGCCTGCCGCTGGTGGTGTCGAACCTGGTCAATATTGTCTCGGCCGACTACTTCGGCCTGGGTTTCAGCGCCTATGCCGCGGTCATGGTACCGGTCAACTGCGTTGCAGTCGCCGCCACGCTGCTGGTGTTGTACGGGTTTTTCCGCCGCGATATTCCACGCCACTATTGTCATGATGAGCTGCCCGAACCACGAAAGGCCATACGCGACCCGTTGACGTTTGCTGTCGGCTGGGGGGTTCTGGTCTTGCTGCTCACAGGCCTGTTTGCACTGGAACCACTGGGCATTCCAGTCAGCGCGATTGCTGCAGTGTGCGCCGCCCTGCTATTCGCTGTGGCTGCGCGCAGCCACGTCATTTCAACGCGACGGGTGTTGCGCGAAGCTCCCTGGCAGGTGGTGACGTTCTCACTGGGCATGTACCTGGTGGTGTACGGGCTGAAAAATGCCGGGCTGACCCACCACCTGACGCTGGTTCTCAATCAGTTGGCCGAGTCCGGCCTTTGGGCCGCCACCCTGGGCACCGGGGTGCTCGCCGCACTGCTGTCTTCGGTGATGAACAATATGCCCGGGGTCTTGCTCGGCGCGCTGTCAATCCAGGCCAGTGATGCCAGCGGGGTGATCCGCGAAGCGATGATCTACGCCAATGTCATCGGCTCCGACCTGGGCCCGAAAATCACCCCCATCGGCAGTCTGGCCACCCTTCTGTGGTTGCATGTGCTGGCACGCAAGGGCATTCGCATCACCTGGGGTTACTACTTCAAGGTGGGGCTGATCCTGACCCTGCCGATTCTGCTTGTCACCCTGTCTGCCCTGGCTTTGCGCCTGAGCCTTTAA
- a CDS encoding arsenate reductase ArsC — translation MRVLFMCTANSCRSILSEAMFNHLAPPGFQAISAGSFPRGQVLPRSLLTLQEAGIGIDGLSSKGNDAYEDNPPDLVITVCDKAAAEACPVYFGPAIKAHWGLADPSEVKGDEATVTAAFHATLAHIETRCRAFFALPFTRLEPAALKRELDRISTL, via the coding sequence ATGCGTGTTCTGTTTATGTGTACCGCCAATAGCTGTCGCAGCATTCTGTCCGAAGCCATGTTCAACCATCTGGCGCCACCAGGGTTCCAGGCCATCAGTGCGGGCAGCTTTCCCCGGGGGCAGGTGTTGCCCCGCAGCCTGCTCACCCTGCAAGAAGCCGGTATCGGCATAGACGGCCTGAGCAGCAAGGGCAATGACGCCTACGAAGACAACCCGCCGGATCTTGTCATCACCGTCTGCGACAAGGCCGCCGCTGAGGCGTGCCCGGTGTATTTCGGCCCGGCCATCAAAGCCCACTGGGGGTTGGCAGACCCTTCAGAGGTCAAGGGTGACGAGGCGACCGTAACCGCCGCGTTCCACGCCACCCTGGCGCATATCGAAACGCGCTGCCGGGCCTTTTTCGCCCTGCCCTTTACCCGGCTTGAGCCCGCGGCACTTAAACGCGAACTCGACCGTATCAGCACCCTGTAA
- the arsH gene encoding arsenical resistance protein ArsH, producing the protein MSDTLPNLDTTLISAKTVQPASPHKPRILLLYGSTRERSFSRLLVEEAARLLEHFGAQTRIFNPSGLPLPDDAPNDHPKVQELLELMQWSEGQVWCSPERHGAMSAVFKAQIDWVPLALGAVRPTQGKTLAVMQVCGGSQSFNVVNQLRVLGRWMRMFTIPNQSSVPKAYLEFDQHNRMKPSALYDRVVDVMEELVKFTVLLRDRPDLVDRYSERKESAQELSQRVNQRSI; encoded by the coding sequence ATGAGCGACACACTGCCCAATCTCGACACCACATTGATTTCTGCCAAAACCGTGCAACCCGCTAGCCCGCACAAACCACGCATCCTGTTGTTATACGGTTCGACGCGGGAACGCTCGTTCAGCCGCCTGCTGGTAGAGGAAGCGGCCAGATTGCTCGAACACTTTGGCGCCCAGACTCGGATCTTCAACCCCTCGGGCCTGCCGCTGCCCGATGACGCCCCGAATGATCACCCCAAAGTCCAGGAACTGCTGGAACTGATGCAGTGGTCTGAAGGGCAAGTGTGGTGCTCGCCGGAACGGCATGGCGCGATGTCAGCTGTGTTCAAGGCGCAAATCGACTGGGTGCCTCTGGCATTGGGCGCGGTACGCCCGACTCAGGGCAAAACCCTCGCGGTGATGCAGGTGTGCGGCGGCTCCCAGTCATTTAATGTGGTCAACCAGTTACGCGTGCTGGGTCGCTGGATGCGCATGTTCACCATCCCCAACCAATCTTCGGTGCCCAAGGCCTATCTGGAGTTTGACCAGCACAACCGCATGAAACCGTCTGCGCTGTATGACCGCGTGGTCGATGTCATGGAGGAACTGGTGAAGTTCACCGTATTGCTGCGCGATCGCCCGGACCTGGTTGACCGGTATTCCGAACGCAAGGAGTCGGCGCAAGAACTGAGCCAGCGGGTCAATCAGCGCTCAATTTGA
- a CDS encoding AzlD family protein codes for MSIDTAGYGTFIIVLIMAVVTLITRLGGVFVMSFVPINYRVQQFISAMSGSVLVALLAPLALNGDNGARLALLTTAAVMLLLKKPLPAIAAGVIAAAVFRHL; via the coding sequence ATGAGCATCGATACCGCCGGTTACGGCACCTTCATCATTGTTCTGATTATGGCTGTGGTCACGTTGATTACGCGTTTGGGGGGCGTTTTCGTGATGTCCTTCGTGCCCATCAACTACCGGGTGCAGCAATTTATCAGCGCCATGTCGGGCTCGGTGCTGGTCGCCTTGCTCGCGCCCCTGGCCCTCAACGGCGATAACGGCGCACGGCTGGCCTTGCTGACCACCGCAGCAGTGATGCTGCTGCTCAAGAAGCCGCTGCCGGCGATTGCCGCAGGGGTGATCGCGGCTGCGGTGTTCAGGCATCTGTAA
- a CDS encoding AzlC family ABC transporter permease, which produces MSSSDKSVVELNWAEVGDGFKQLLPISMFVVVFGVAFGLAAAQTGLDNSASLLMSALVFAGASQFGALDLWGAQVPVVPLIVTVFAINARHLLMGATLYPWLRELPAAKRYGVMMVISDANWAMSMQAFNSGKSGIGLILGGGIALWAAWVLGSWLGVYFGSAIEDPVSLGLDMVMGCFLLAMVIGGQKNLRMLIIWCVAGASSLLAYRYLPENSHVVVGALAGGVLGAVWMEKKK; this is translated from the coding sequence TTGTCGAGCAGTGATAAAAGCGTGGTCGAGCTGAACTGGGCCGAGGTAGGGGATGGTTTCAAGCAGCTGTTGCCCATTTCCATGTTTGTGGTGGTGTTCGGTGTGGCCTTCGGTCTGGCTGCCGCGCAGACCGGTCTGGACAACAGCGCCAGTTTGTTGATGAGCGCTTTGGTATTCGCCGGGGCCTCGCAGTTTGGTGCCCTTGATCTCTGGGGGGCGCAGGTCCCGGTTGTGCCCCTGATCGTCACGGTGTTTGCCATCAATGCCCGCCATCTGCTGATGGGTGCGACCTTGTATCCCTGGCTGCGCGAGCTGCCTGCGGCCAAGCGCTACGGAGTGATGATGGTGATCTCGGATGCCAACTGGGCAATGTCGATGCAGGCATTCAACAGCGGCAAATCGGGCATCGGCCTGATCCTGGGCGGTGGCATAGCCCTGTGGGCGGCCTGGGTGCTGGGCAGTTGGCTGGGCGTGTACTTCGGCAGCGCAATTGAAGACCCGGTCAGCCTGGGCCTGGACATGGTGATGGGCTGTTTTCTGCTGGCGATGGTAATCGGCGGGCAAAAAAACCTGCGCATGCTGATTATCTGGTGCGTGGCGGGCGCCTCGTCGCTGTTGGCGTACCGCTACTTGCCTGAAAACAGCCATGTGGTGGTCGGCGCATTGGCGGGCGGGGTGTTGGGTGCGGTGTGGATGGAGAAGAAAAAATGA
- a CDS encoding DUF2834 domain-containing protein, whose translation MKKSCLALAALLGFSAYTIFTMLTAHQSLAAFGLELMASPDTAQVVIDLYLMAALACVWMYRDARGKGRSLASVLPYLLLTAVFVAIGPLLYIVVEGFVRNPGTNSRACLKTPRQP comes from the coding sequence ATGAAAAAATCCTGTCTCGCCCTTGCCGCGTTGCTCGGGTTCTCTGCTTACACAATCTTCACGATGTTGACCGCCCACCAGTCCCTTGCAGCTTTCGGACTGGAACTGATGGCCAGCCCGGACACGGCTCAAGTGGTGATCGACCTGTACCTGATGGCGGCGCTGGCTTGCGTGTGGATGTACCGCGATGCACGCGGTAAAGGCCGCTCGCTGGCCAGTGTGCTGCCGTACCTGCTGCTGACCGCGGTCTTCGTCGCCATCGGCCCGCTGCTGTATATCGTGGTCGAGGGGTTCGTACGCAACCCGGGCACAAATAGCCGGGCCTGTCTGAAAACGCCGCGCCAACCCTGA
- a CDS encoding helix-turn-helix domain-containing protein encodes MNNLTFPRINTPTTAGPQLRLLRRQAGMSQLELALIKGISQRHLSCIETGRAKPGPGTLHNLLMALEVPLEQCNSLFLASGYAPRYETTPLSSPAMEAVREAISHVLHANNPAPAIVLGSHWQVLDANASTAALFSLVGLPADAARDLNLLTTLLQPGGLGDYLINPEEIRTLAWQRATREALSNPVLASLMQTLSAPDTLAALPRELPPLVLTRIACAHGELNFMSTFTTFGMPLDITVTSMRIEHLIPADAQTWQIMTAAYERSRG; translated from the coding sequence ATGAACAACCTGACCTTTCCCCGCATCAACACCCCGACAACCGCTGGCCCGCAGCTGCGTCTGCTGCGCCGTCAGGCCGGTATGAGCCAGCTGGAGCTGGCCTTGATCAAGGGTATTTCCCAACGCCATTTGAGCTGCATCGAAACCGGGCGCGCCAAACCCGGCCCCGGCACCTTGCATAACCTGCTGATGGCCCTCGAGGTACCGCTGGAGCAGTGCAACAGCCTGTTTCTGGCCTCGGGTTATGCGCCGCGCTACGAGACAACGCCGCTCTCTTCGCCGGCCATGGAGGCCGTACGTGAGGCCATCAGCCATGTGTTGCACGCCAACAACCCCGCCCCGGCGATTGTGTTGGGCAGCCACTGGCAGGTGCTGGATGCCAACGCCAGCACCGCAGCCCTGTTCAGCCTGGTCGGACTGCCCGCAGACGCGGCCCGGGACTTGAACCTGCTGACGACACTGCTGCAACCCGGCGGCCTGGGTGATTACCTGATCAACCCCGAAGAAATAAGAACCCTGGCCTGGCAACGGGCGACACGCGAGGCCCTGTCCAACCCCGTACTGGCCAGTCTTATGCAAACCCTCAGCGCCCCGGACACCCTCGCGGCCCTGCCCCGGGAACTGCCGCCACTGGTCTTGACCCGCATTGCCTGCGCCCATGGCGAGCTGAACTTCATGTCCACCTTCACCACATTCGGCATGCCGCTCGATATCACCGTAACCTCAATGCGTATCGAGCATCTGATCCCGGCGGATGCACAAACCTGGCAGATCATGACAGCGGCTTATGAGCGCTCACGGGGCTGA
- a CDS encoding glyoxalase superfamily protein, with translation MLSIEQAKQMAKSLRTSLQARNLEVTHAIALELVARQLGYKDWNTASARLPVQSAAPAISFDRPIPILRMFDEAKAREFYLDFLGFSVEFEHRFEAGLPLYLGISRSGLQLHLSEHHGDASPGSTVFVPMDNIELLHDELMAKRYGYGRPQIVQQGWGRVLEVHDPFGNRIRFCQD, from the coding sequence ATGCTGTCAATCGAGCAAGCCAAACAGATGGCCAAGAGCCTGCGAACCTCGCTGCAGGCGCGCAATCTGGAAGTCACCCATGCCATCGCCCTTGAACTGGTTGCCAGGCAACTGGGTTACAAGGACTGGAATACGGCCAGCGCACGGCTGCCTGTGCAGAGTGCTGCGCCGGCAATTAGCTTCGACAGGCCGATTCCGATATTGCGGATGTTTGATGAGGCCAAGGCCCGAGAGTTCTATCTGGATTTCCTGGGTTTCAGCGTTGAGTTCGAGCACCGCTTCGAAGCAGGTTTGCCGCTCTATCTGGGCATCAGCCGCAGCGGCTTGCAACTGCATCTTTCCGAGCATCATGGCGATGCCAGCCCCGGCTCCACGGTATTCGTACCCATGGACAATATCGAGTTGCTGCACGACGAGCTAATGGCCAAGCGCTACGGTTATGGCCGCCCGCAGATTGTCCAGCAGGGCTGGGGACGGGTGCTGGAGGTTCATGACCCGTTTGGCAACCGCATCCGTTTTTGCCAGGACTGA
- a CDS encoding EamA family transporter translates to MGSTFYSSWTFWALLSAVFAAMTAIFGKIGITGINSDFATLLRTVVVLVSLALILYATGQYQSLGSISARSYVFLVLSGLATGASWICYYRALQLGQASLVAPVDKLSVVIVAVLGVTLLGEKLDIRQWAGISLITVGVVLLAWRR, encoded by the coding sequence ATGGGCTCGACTTTCTATTCAAGCTGGACATTCTGGGCATTACTTTCGGCGGTGTTCGCTGCCATGACGGCGATTTTCGGCAAAATTGGCATTACCGGCATCAACTCCGATTTCGCCACCTTACTGCGTACCGTCGTCGTGCTGGTGAGCCTGGCACTGATCCTCTACGCAACCGGCCAGTATCAGTCGCTGGGCTCGATTTCGGCGCGCAGCTATGTGTTTCTGGTGCTCTCGGGGCTGGCCACCGGGGCCTCGTGGATCTGCTATTACCGAGCCCTGCAACTGGGCCAGGCGTCACTGGTGGCGCCGGTGGACAAACTCAGCGTGGTGATCGTGGCCGTGCTGGGCGTGACGCTGCTGGGTGAAAAGCTCGATATTCGCCAATGGGCGGGGATCAGCCTGATTACCGTGGGTGTGGTGTTGCTGGCGTGGCGGCGATAG
- the alr gene encoding alanine racemase has product MPFTRTLLALSLGMALMHNPAFAAPPLSMVDGVAQVNTQDSNAWVEINRAAFVHNIGVLQATVGDKSKICAVLKADAYGHGIGLLMPSIIATGVPCVGVASNEEARVVRESGFKGQLIRVRTAALSELEAALPYNMEELVGNLDFAVKASLIAEKHGRPLVVHLGLNSSGMSRNGVEMTTAEGRRDAVAITKVPNLEVRAIMTHFAVEDADDVRAGLKAFNEQAQWLINVAELDRSKITLHAANSFATLEVPESHLDMVRPGGALFGDTVPSHTDYKRVMQFKSHVASVNSYPKGNTVGYDRTWTLGRDSKLANVTVGYSDGYRRAFTNKGIVLINGHRVPVVGKVSMNTLMVDVTDAPDVKSGDEVVLFGQQGKAEISQAEVEDINGALLADLYTVWGNSNPKVLVEK; this is encoded by the coding sequence ATGCCCTTCACCCGTACCCTTCTTGCCCTGTCTTTGGGCATGGCTTTAATGCACAACCCGGCCTTCGCCGCCCCGCCGCTGTCGATGGTCGATGGCGTTGCCCAGGTCAATACACAGGACAGCAACGCCTGGGTCGAGATCAACAGAGCCGCGTTCGTCCACAACATTGGCGTGTTGCAAGCGACTGTGGGCGACAAATCGAAAATCTGCGCCGTGCTCAAGGCCGATGCCTACGGCCACGGCATCGGCCTGCTGATGCCTTCAATCATCGCTACCGGTGTGCCTTGCGTTGGCGTGGCGAGCAATGAAGAGGCTCGCGTGGTACGTGAAAGCGGCTTCAAGGGCCAACTGATCCGTGTGCGTACGGCAGCACTCAGCGAGCTGGAAGCGGCGCTGCCGTACAATATGGAAGAGTTGGTAGGCAACCTTGATTTCGCCGTCAAGGCCAGCCTGATTGCCGAAAAACACGGCCGTCCGCTGGTGGTGCACCTGGGCCTGAACTCCAGCGGCATGAGCCGCAACGGCGTGGAAATGACCACCGCCGAGGGCCGCCGCGACGCGGTCGCCATCACCAAGGTGCCGAACCTGGAAGTGCGCGCGATCATGACCCACTTCGCGGTAGAAGACGCCGACGACGTGCGTGCAGGGCTCAAGGCGTTCAACGAGCAGGCACAATGGCTGATCAATGTTGCAGAACTCGATCGCAGCAAAATCACCCTGCATGCGGCCAACTCGTTCGCCACCCTGGAAGTGCCGGAATCGCATCTGGACATGGTTCGCCCGGGCGGTGCGTTGTTCGGCGACACGGTGCCGTCGCACACCGACTACAAGCGCGTGATGCAATTCAAGTCCCATGTCGCTTCGGTCAACAGCTACCCCAAGGGCAACACCGTGGGCTATGACCGCACCTGGACGCTGGGCCGCGACTCGAAACTGGCCAATGTCACCGTGGGTTACTCCGACGGTTACCGCCGTGCCTTTACCAACAAGGGTATCGTGCTGATCAACGGCCATCGCGTGCCGGTGGTGGGCAAGGTCTCGATGAATACCCTCATGGTCGACGTTACAGACGCGCCGGATGTCAAAAGCGGCGACGAAGTGGTGTTGTTCGGGCAACAGGGCAAGGCCGAAATCAGCCAGGCGGAAGTTGAAGACATCAACGGTGCATTGCTGGCCGACCTGTATACGGTGTGGGGCAACTCCAACCCGAAGGTCCTGGTCGAGAAGTAG
- a CDS encoding sigma-70 family RNA polymerase sigma factor: MLTSSPSSRRAVGELYVQHHGWVVQLLRRKLGNQEQALDLAQDTFVRMLRTDTPAPLREPRAYLTTIASRLCGQYFRRQALERAYMESLALLEPQLVPSPESRLLVLEALDAVGQVLDGLGAKVREIFLLSQLDGLTYPQIAERMGLTVNVVQKAMLKAYRHCYSAVYTG; encoded by the coding sequence ATGCTCACGTCCTCCCCTTCCTCACGCCGTGCCGTGGGTGAACTCTATGTTCAGCATCACGGCTGGGTGGTGCAGTTGCTGCGCCGCAAGCTGGGCAATCAGGAGCAGGCTCTGGATCTGGCCCAGGACACGTTTGTGCGCATGCTGCGTACCGACACACCCGCGCCGCTGCGCGAACCCCGGGCCTATCTCACCACCATTGCCAGCCGTCTGTGCGGCCAATACTTCCGTCGTCAGGCGCTGGAGCGGGCCTATATGGAGTCCCTGGCGCTCCTGGAGCCGCAGCTTGTGCCCTCCCCGGAATCTCGCCTGCTGGTGTTGGAGGCACTGGACGCCGTCGGCCAGGTGCTCGATGGCCTGGGCGCAAAAGTGCGGGAGATTTTTTTACTGTCGCAACTGGACGGCCTGACCTACCCGCAGATCGCCGAACGCATGGGCCTGACCGTCAACGTGGTGCAAAAAGCCATGCTCAAGGCTTACCGACACTGCTACAGCGCGGTCTACACCGGGTGA
- a CDS encoding DUF4880 domain-containing protein gives MSLFEPANTQRLDQDVVEQALQWMVTVQSGVSTEAELLACQHWRAQSAQHELAWQRLTGLNTDIRDSTRMLPAAGARTLLRSRNAPGRRTLLKGFAGLGVMLATGYGVRERVLLPELFSDYRTATGERRQLTLAEGVDLTLDTHTALDTRTTAAGTELFLSLGRVLVSAGDIRLSTANGQVLPAPRSRLVISHNLPWQAGTQVQVLSGSASIKLARGDSLSLDAGQQVTFDSQTDSTPRPVTVGADAWVNGLLIAERMPLGQVIAQLNLYRRGVVRCDPQVAALRVSGSFSIDRPDASLDLLTRVLPIRVQRVFGYWANVVAA, from the coding sequence GTGAGTCTGTTCGAGCCCGCCAACACCCAGCGCCTCGACCAGGATGTGGTCGAGCAAGCCTTGCAGTGGATGGTCACCGTGCAATCGGGCGTCAGCACCGAGGCCGAGCTTCTGGCCTGCCAGCATTGGCGCGCGCAATCCGCGCAACATGAACTGGCCTGGCAGCGCCTCACCGGGCTTAATACCGACATTCGCGACAGCACCCGCATGCTGCCTGCCGCTGGTGCCCGGACGTTGCTGCGCTCGCGCAATGCCCCGGGCAGACGCACGCTGCTCAAGGGCTTTGCCGGCCTGGGCGTGATGCTGGCTACCGGCTATGGGGTGCGGGAACGGGTGCTGCTGCCAGAGCTGTTCAGTGACTATCGCACCGCCACCGGCGAGCGGCGCCAGTTAACTCTGGCAGAGGGTGTCGACCTGACCCTCGACACCCACACCGCCCTCGATACCCGCACCACCGCCGCTGGCACGGAACTGTTCCTGAGCCTGGGCCGCGTGCTGGTCAGCGCTGGCGATATCAGGCTCAGCACCGCCAATGGCCAGGTGCTGCCCGCGCCCCGCTCACGCCTGGTGATCAGCCACAACCTGCCGTGGCAGGCAGGCACCCAGGTCCAGGTGCTGAGTGGCAGTGCATCGATCAAGCTGGCACGGGGCGACAGCTTGAGTCTGGATGCCGGCCAGCAGGTAACGTTCGACAGCCAGACAGACAGCACACCGCGCCCGGTCACGGTCGGTGCCGATGCCTGGGTCAACGGCCTGCTGATCGCCGAACGCATGCCACTGGGCCAGGTGATTGCCCAGCTCAACCTCTACCGCCGTGGCGTGGTGCGCTGCGACCCGCAAGTCGCGGCATTGCGGGTGTCAGGATCGTTCTCCATCGACCGCCCCGATGCCAGCCTCGACCTGCTCACGCGGGTGCTGCCAATCCGCGTGCAGCGAGTGTTTGGCTACTGGGCCAACGTGGTCGCGGCCTGA